The Glycine soja cultivar W05 chromosome 19, ASM419377v2, whole genome shotgun sequence genomic sequence ACACTACCACACCTATCTGTTATCTCTGTGGACTCTGAAAGAATAATTGCTGGGGAAAGCCTGAAGCAGTCATTGAGAATCTAGTTCTGGGGAAAAGAGTCAAGATTCAGAACATAGACTTTGCAGTaggtaaaaaatttatattttacagtgaaccaaacttaaaaatatggttaaaaaaaattctgggGAATTATCTGCATTAGAGTGCAGTTAACTTATCATATGTACAATGTTTAGAGGGGCAGCCTTACTATTTCAAAGGGGttaatgttaatatgttatgtcACAGCATAGGATATTAGGGACAAAAGAACTACAATTAAGTGAGATTTGAAAGTGGGGGCAGTGTTTTAGTGTTAATTGTTGAACAATCAAATCTAAAAAATTCGTGGGGTGGCACAGGAGGGTTAATTGGTGTGgaccaatttcaaatttaaaaagacAACAACACAGTATCATCCTATCATGGCGCTTTGTCATAGAGAAAATCTCATGACGACTTATCATTAGTatgcattatttaaaaaaacaaaagtcacTTTCGCTTGAGTGAATTGCATTCCCCTGGACTAATCATAACAATGGTTACTGCTAAAAGGTTCAATTTTATTCAGTATGCAACATGTACAAGAATTgacagagagaaagagagaatcaAGAGCAAGAGTATCAATTCTAACAAATTAATGTTGCAAAACCAAGCTGTTAACTCTAGCATCATCAAACTCCCTTAACATACAATTGCATTTCAAATGAGAAACTCATCCTTTCTGACCAGGGTCTTCTCCATTATTCCCTTTTTTCCACAAACTGCAGATTGTGAACAAACCTTGTCTGAACCACCCTTTTGTTGGGACTTTTTACAATGAGCAATGGCACTCTCAATTGAATTCTCCAGCTCCGCACTGATACTCCTGTTGAACAATTGCAACTCATAAGACCCAGCTGAACTGAGTGAAAAAGACGAAGACGAAGAAGATGACCCAGAAGAAGATGTAGACAAAGATGAAGCCTTGGAAGCATAATGTCGCTGAATCACCCCAGAGAAAGACCTTCTGCTGCTACTgtcaaagaaaccattttcATGCATGTCACTGTTCTTCACCGCACAGGATCTCTGACTCCTGTGCTTGTTGTCACAAAACAACTCAAATgggcttttgtttttgtttttgcttttcgTAGCATCATCCTTGCATTTTGGTTTCTTCACTTCCCCCACTTTGCTTGCTGCAGCATCACTGGCACAGCTCTTATCAGAGCAACCAGATTTGCTGAACAAGGATTTCAAGTAAATTTTTGAAGCCTTGAACCTTTGAGCCAGCCAGAATTGCTTCTGCTTGGTATGTTTATTTGGAACAtgttggtgatgatgatgatcactAACCAACCCTTCTATCTCAGAGGACCAATCAAACTGATACTCAGAAGGGAGTGATTCACAGGAACTAACCCTGCGTGATTCCGAGGGGGAGATGTTGCAGGACTCAAGAGGTGAGGTGGCATTTGTTGAATGCAACCTAAATCTACTGTCTTCCAATGATGACTGTGATCTTGAGAAGCCAAAGGTGGCATCAGCGTTCTCAAGAAGCTTTTCCACCATTTCTAAGCGAGGAGGGAGGTGAAGAGGAAGGAGTTTTCCTTTGTAAAAGAGTTCATCAGCTGGGGAAGTTGTGGACTCTTCCTTGTTTTGGAACTCGAATTCTCTGTTGTTGTTCTGTTGTGGGGTGTCAAGGGAATAAGAGAAGCTGTTGGGGGAAGAAGATCTTAGTTCAATGTCAATGTAGTCTTCGTCTACATGAACCGATGAAACCTTTTTTGTGGCCATTTCATGTGACTCTTTCTGCTGTGGTGATTCCTCTGTTTGTGTGTCACAGAATGGAGATGCCTATGGGAAATTGAGCTTTCTAAAAGGAAAGAGGCAAGGCAAGGTATTTTTTAAGTGAAGAAGGAAGATAGTACCAAAGTTTGTTATATATAagaaacgttttttttttaaaaaaattatttatttataaaatataaaagcaaACTTGTAAGTTGTAAGTATATGTATGGactaaattttctaaaaagtttgaattaactttacattaaattattttattggtctcttatttttcttttagatttCATTTggtatcttattttttaaaagttaatcctttattcattaaaagttataaagcggtctctaaaataaaaattttatgacatgtttatctaaaaaaaactgaaatttttaaaaaatatgaatcattttacaacttttaaaaaataaggaatcaaaataaaaatataaaataaagataagagaACAACGAAATAATTTAgcctttattttataaattgagtttgaaaaataaattttatttttcttctatctCAACCTAacttttactaataaaaaaattaatttttaaggaaaaattgaGACGAAATTTAGTTTATAATCAAACTCtgctcaaaacaaaacaaaaagctttttcaattttactttttaatatatttggaGGTTTCTCAATTAAGAACCAAACATGCTCTAATTTTATAATCTCTCCAATAACATTAATCCtattttatcatttgaattgcACGTGCATATAGCGTGAGACTACCAGGCCAGTGAATATTGGTCGTATAATCATACATAAatgtcaaaattattttaattacttttaaatttaacagTTCATTTAAATTATAGGGCCAAGATTTGTTTTTCTTGCACTCTCACtttcttaaattatatttacattttatagTCTTGTAAACATCGAAAACAAGTGTTTTCAAAATGCAGTTACTATaaatgttgattttgttgactaacagttattgtcttttggattttttattccttattttattctgtatttattgttctatttattttattaataaattttttgcagcgttgacataaaatttatagttcatattaattttagtatatattttaataatatttttaagcgTGTATTTGTTttctcaacaaaaaataaaagtttgaaaaaGGCAAAAACGTATTCCCATAAtagcatataaaaaaaatctgacaCGTGAAAAAGATATTCCCATAACAAGAATTAtgcaaataagaagaagaaaaaaaaggaaggggaTGCTCTCTTACGAATCTTAGTCTCAAGAGAGTTATAAGGAAATATGCCTTCGCAAAATTCAGTTTGCAAAGTAGTGATGGTGCCACTTTGTTGTAATTCCTTCACTAAATATATTCATACATAAAATGTCAATattgttttagttattttttaatttaaattatatggtcaagaatcaagattcgtTTTTTGAACTCTCACTCTCTTAAATTAACATTTACATTTTATAATCTCGTCtgctaaaaaatctaaaaaagtgttttcataatatagttattataaatttttttcttctaattatgATATTGATATGAAATTACTTCTTACTGCAAGCAGTGACAAATTTGTGAAcctaaatgaatatttttctcCTTATGCTATATTTTATGGTTTCAACtataaattctattttattgaCTAGTAGTTGTTGCCTTTGGATTTTGTATTGctcatttttttgtatttattgttccgtttattaataataattttttttgtcgtgTTAGCgtgaaatttatatttgtattaattttagtatatattttaataatatttttaagcgTGTATTTGTTttctcaacaaaaataaatgttgaaaaagggaaaaaacatATTCCGGCCCACAACGAGAACTTTGCAAATAAGCAAGGGGATGTTCTTTTACTAATCTTAGTTTCAACGGAGTTGTAGGGAAAATTTCCTTTGTATAATTTAGGTTGCAAATTAGTGGTGGCATCACTTTGTTGTAATTCCTTCACTaaatattgagttttttttttttttactaacatttATTGCCTCCCCAATATTTTCCCATTTTTCTGtgcatttatttttccttcttattttaatattaacatcAATTTCTCACCGCATTGACGTAAAATTTatagttaatattaattttggtatatatttgaataatatttaatagtttgaaatcaattttattaaaagaaattcttttaattttatttgtatatttgttttctcAATAATAAAGGTtggaaaaagaataaaacataCTCCCACAATGAAAATTAAGCGAATAAGTGAGAGAATGTTCCCTTACTAATGTTAGTTGTGAGAAAGCCGCAAGAAAACATTTCTTCTTAAAATTCAGGTGATAAATTAGCAACGACATCACTTTGTCAACATTCATTCACTAAATATTACTCAATTCATTCCAAAATAATAGATATTATAGGttattttacaataataaatagataaaaataataataattttatagaatGAATCTTATATCatccttaatttatttatagatttcATTATTCACCTTTACTATTATAAgtgatataagtaaaaaaatataattaatgatatattagaaaattaaaatgacaaataagTTGGGATAAATTTTTTCTCTTACACGATAATTGTggatttttatcaattattgtcttcccaatattttatttctcactTTTTATGCATTTATTGTCCTGTTTATTTTAACGTCAAAATTTATTGCTCACTGTGTTGGcgtaaaatttataattgatattaattttactatatattttaatacaatAATATTAATAGCTTGAAATTAGCTATATTAAAAGAAACTGCATCACTTTATCGTTATTCCcacacaaaaagaaatatgtcgACATTCTATTCCAAATCCCTCTATCATAGCATGTAAATATTCTATACAATTCTTCGCTAATAACCGAACCAATCTTTGTTGTGAATTCGTTACTTGATTTTGGTCACTTTCCTCATCAATGACCAATACTATCCTTTTGCTAATCACTTGCAATATTATCACTAAATTTTCTCACTGATCCCCAACAATATGTTGCATTTACCCTTTGGCAATTTGTCACAAATGACCAATGCTGTCACTACATTGCCTCTTTGACATACAATATTTCAATTCGTTTCAAATGAGAAACTTATTCTTTTTGACCAAGCTCTTCTCAACTCTCTCACTCCCCCTCTCAGTGGGTCAACCTAGTTGTTTCTTTATTTCCACAAACCAGAGATTGTGAACAAACGTTGTTTGAACTACCCTGTAGTTGTGACTTTTTACAATGAGAGATGGCACTGTTGATTGAATTTTCTTGCTCTGCCCTGGTACTCTTGTTGAACAATTGCAACTCGTATGACCTAGTTGAATTGGGTGAAAAAGATGAAGATAAAGAAGAGAACCTAGAAGAATTGCTTTAGACCTTTGAGCCAGCCAGAATTGCTTGTTCTGTTTCATTGGAACATGTGATGATCACTAATCAACCCTTCTATTTCAATTGATACTCAAAAGGGAGTGATTCATAAGAACTAACCCTGTGCGAATCTGAGGGAGAGATGTTGCAGGATTCAAGAGGTGTGGTGGCATCGACATTCTCAAGGAGCTTTTCAACTATTTGGACACGAGGAAGAAGGTTAAGAGGAAGGAGTTTTCCTTTGAAAAATAGTTCATCAGTTGGGGATCTTGTTCTCAAGGACACTTTCTTGGTCTGAAACTAAAATTCTTTGTTCTGTGATGGGATGTCAATGTAGTTTTTATCCACATCAAACAaggaaaccttttttttttttgccatttCATGCGACTTTCTTCGTTGTGGTGATCCCTCGATTAGAGTGTTACAAAATGAAGATATATGTATGagaaattaagattttttaatttatttattttaaaataaaaagtaaatttgtAAGTGCGGTGTTTGAAttagaatttataaatttatgtttaagAAACTACATTTTGCAAATTAAGTTTGTAAAAGTAACTAGCCCTTTTCTTATATTTCATCTATATTTCAAATTGAGTTTTAAGGAAAACCCGagtcaaaaaaaatttcatagtcAAACTCAACTCAAAgctaaacaatatattttttttcattttacttttccAACGTACCTTGCAAGTCTCCCAACTAAGAACCAAACACGTCCCAAGTTGTAAGCTCACATTGAGCCTCTTTTACCATTTAAATATTGGCATATACAATGAGAATATGAAGGAGATAAATACCGGTcataaattaatcatatatgAATGGTCAatagcattttaattatttataattttaaccgttattttaaattatatggaTAAATTTTGTACTTCTTACTCTACTCTCTTAAATTACATTTACATTTTATATTCTCGCAGGcacataaaagaaatatatttaaaatgtaattactataaatattaaaattagttataattttaaccgttctttatttttctatgcATTTATTGTCtcatttatttcaatattaaaattaaaattaatttctcgCCGTGTTGATGTAAAATTTCTCGCCGCGTGGACGTaaagtttattattaataataactccaatatatattttaataggttgaaattaattatattaaaaataattctattattttcaaatgtatttttgttttcttaacaaaaaaagacaaaaacatattcccacaacaaaaattatgtaaatcaaTGAGGGAATGTTCCATCACAAATCATAGTTGTCATTGTTGTTCCAATTTTTTATTCCCTAAGTTTCATCGCATTTATCgtcctatttattttaatgtcaaACTTAATTTCTTGTCCTGGTAACGTAATTGATAATTGATAcagtatatattttaataatatttaatagcctaaaattaattatattaatagcaacactattattttttaagtgtatATTTGATTTCTCAACAAAATCAGAGGTtggaaaaaatgcaaaaaatatttacagaattatgtataacttttcacatgttATTTGAAACTTCCAAAAAGctcatttatttgaaaaattctataagtaaattttttttaactgatgGTTCATCtcgaaatttttttaagttaaacacGTTTAATTGTGtatttgaaatattatatattcatcCGCTTTCGTTTAATTTATTCTCAAATCACGAATTatgtataacttttcacatgttATTTGAAACTTCCCAAAAAGctcatttatttgaaaaattttataagtcaaaatttttttaactgatggtttatcttgaaatttttttaagtcaaaCACGTTTAATTGTGTATTTGAAATATTACATATTTACCCGTTTTCATATAGTTCATCTTCAAATTACATCATACTCTAAAAGATGTATTTTACTATTTGTAATGTCCAACTACTTCAACAATTATACATatttacacatttaaaaaaaaaaattaaaatatcactaATTCTAAAATTGTTTTAAGGCAAACATGTTTAATATTAGATTCTTTTTTAAGTTCCTCGCCACCAAGGTTTACACAATTGCATTTGTGTTAGCCAAAAAAGGCTGACATTTCATAACGTCCAAGTtgatgctaaaaaaaaaaaaaacaacaaataatattgttttttttgtaatgttttGTCCTGGTCATGCCTACCACTTGATGCGCCTAAAATAAATCTGAATGCACTGAGATTGGGTCATCATTGAAGCCATGTCACAACCACTATAACCGTCTTCCTAAAACCAAACCCCCCCTTGTAGCGTGAACACATAAGCAAACAAATCTTATACCAAAGCACGAGCCAAGTCCTTAACTACCATCGCTTCCCATGGATATCCACCATATATGGaactaaaatataatcaaaactTCAGCATTGTCACTTTCTACCTCCCCAATCACTCTCTCCTTTGGTTGTCATCTCTGCCACAAGATGAAGTTCGTTCATCGTGGCCGCCATTGGACTTACAACAAGAGAGATTTAAAAGAGCAACAATCAAGGAATGCCCACCAACAACATGGTCTCAAACCTAATCATAACCTCCCTAACAACGAAGGCAACGAGAAGATGTGTTTGCTGAGGAATACAAAGTTGAACAATGCGCCATGCATCCACCTCGGCAGCGTCATCATAAAATAAAACGACGTTAGTGGTGATGTCAATTGGACAAGGGAGAAACCACGCGTTGAGGACTGTATTTGCTGGGTTAGGATTTTCATTTGGCACTCATAGCGACACTAACAATAATTTACTTTTTGAAAAATACTAATTAGTAGTGTTGGCTTGTCtattggtaatattttttttaaggactTAATAATGTGGGTTTGACATCAACTATCGACACTTAAGTAATGTGTGTTCAACTATCAtcattttatatgaattttcccatttaattaatttttttgcacattttattattattttggtgaTTAAACAATGTCATTTCACACAAAATTAATGACaaaacaacatcattttttagAAACATATCAACActttattacatattttaagAATAGGTTAAAATGcacgaaaattaaaaaaacatgtaagtaaaatataaaaaaaataaagttgaattataaaattcatgaagtaataataaaatatataattaagtcttcgaaaaaaaaaactataatgtCTAGATATATGCAAACATTTTTAAGTATTATTGTTCTTTTGAGTCAAATACTGACTAGATATAAATGTACATGCATCCTGTATCCCCATTCTTCTTTCACATTGGACAGGCACTGCTTTCGTCATTCTTAATTGTTGGTACGGAATCTATGCATCAGAAATCAAGCACAACACCTCTTAACTGCTACTTCTATGATTAATAATAATTCTTCATGTTTTTGAGCGATTTTCTCAGTGAATAAGAGCCACGGTCAACAAATATTTTGTGCAAATTAAGTAAGTTCAACCCAAACTGCATATGGGAGATTCAACCCCGACAAGATATCGTCCGTAATTAGTGGATAACATAATTGACACAATCATGTGTTTCATTCATACATACATACTACCCTTATTTTATTGTCTTGTtccatttgaatttgatatgCGTTAAGTACACACAGGTTGAGAGCCTTCCAACTCAGGACGATGTTGACactaatgttgttttttttattgagtttcaATGAAACTAACACACTCGCCATTCCTGTTC encodes the following:
- the LOC114399782 gene encoding probable membrane-associated kinase regulator 3, which gives rise to MATKKVSSVHVDEDYIDIELRSSSPNSFSYSLDTPQQNNNREFEFQNKEESTTSPADELFYKGKLLPLHLPPRLEMVEKLLENADATFGFSRSQSSLEDSRFRLHSTNATSPLESCNISPSESRRVSSCESLPSEYQFDWSSEIEGLVSDHHHHQHVPNKHTKQKQFWLAQRFKASKIYLKSLFSKSGCSDKSCASDAAASKVGEVKKPKCKDDATKSKNKNKSPFELFCDNKHRSQRSCAVKNSDMHENGFFDSSSRRSFSGVIQRHYASKASSLSTSSSGSSSSSSSFSLSSAGSYELQLFNRSISAELENSIESAIAHCKKSQQKGGSDKVCSQSAVCGKKGIMEKTLVRKDEFLI